In the Salinirubrum litoreum genome, one interval contains:
- a CDS encoding KAP family P-loop NTPase fold protein — protein MADQPFPVLTEEVERLLPPVDDATPIPAVELLLSLVDPGPDSKSEVPESSESADFGASRPDPPEWLYDTTLQSGDAATAEARTLPDWLSEIRLLYEEQMVSALSVPAVVVGVGILVPDLGSQLVTANFLGVYVDELVAEHGVETFTDLLTDEGRKSAERVIGNNGPPPIEHVPIHADDPLTDADADELGRDLFAEYLALRLRDARAATSGAYSVHLDGPWGAGKSTLLHFLDDHLTAPRTADDDRETAGGTDDATPAESDGAPTPTELGDEWVVVHFNAWQHQHLRPPWWALLDRIFHDTRSQLLPGDRLRQRWWRFSRSGRLAAYALVGVFGWVVVGTLLAVAFAGPDSLAEPGTVVAQFVANADALGAIFGVVVAGLALRDAVVSPTVPRSAHAAQRYVDYRSEPMTEITALFGDLIESVQRSSPPGRRRQVAVFVDDLDRCASEYVVELLEGIQTLFRRAPVVFVVAGDGQWLTTCFESVYAGHEAVAETPGTSLGTLFVEKTFQFSAPVPGIDPALQSAYWQGLTRVRPPAETGDGQSSDLIDSRETPAGVTTAPTAKTGTPETDTVAGQDEDAEAEVGPGAEDASVRERVEARRADVRSLASRREQAASERLLLSTLGDLLAPNPRGMKRLVNTYSANRALALIAGADLSEAVLARWTILSLRWPALADYLARHPEQVTSIGVSSPPDVDEDLQTLFADESGDVWRTAFGEVGDSVEPLDAEAVRDCAAISA, from the coding sequence ATGGCAGACCAACCGTTCCCGGTGCTCACGGAGGAGGTGGAACGTCTCCTCCCGCCCGTAGACGACGCGACGCCGATACCGGCGGTGGAACTGCTCCTGTCGCTGGTCGACCCGGGCCCCGACTCGAAGAGCGAGGTACCCGAGTCGAGCGAATCGGCCGACTTCGGGGCGTCACGACCCGACCCGCCCGAGTGGCTGTACGACACCACCCTCCAGAGCGGCGACGCCGCCACAGCCGAGGCCCGGACACTCCCCGACTGGCTCTCCGAGATCCGACTCCTCTACGAGGAGCAGATGGTTTCGGCGCTCTCGGTCCCGGCGGTGGTCGTCGGCGTCGGGATACTCGTTCCGGACCTCGGAAGCCAACTGGTCACCGCCAACTTCCTCGGCGTGTACGTGGACGAACTCGTCGCCGAACACGGTGTCGAGACGTTCACAGACTTGCTGACGGACGAGGGCCGGAAGTCCGCCGAGCGAGTGATCGGGAACAACGGTCCACCCCCGATCGAACACGTCCCGATCCACGCCGACGACCCGCTGACGGACGCCGACGCCGACGAACTCGGGCGGGACCTGTTCGCCGAGTATCTCGCGCTCCGACTCCGAGACGCGCGGGCCGCGACCTCGGGTGCCTACTCGGTCCACCTCGACGGGCCGTGGGGGGCCGGCAAGAGCACGCTCCTGCACTTCCTCGACGACCACCTCACGGCACCTCGGACTGCCGACGACGACCGAGAGACAGCGGGCGGCACGGACGACGCGACACCGGCCGAGTCGGACGGTGCCCCGACACCGACGGAACTGGGCGACGAGTGGGTCGTCGTCCACTTCAACGCCTGGCAACACCAGCACCTCCGGCCGCCGTGGTGGGCACTGCTGGACCGCATCTTCCACGACACGCGGTCGCAACTCCTGCCGGGTGACCGCCTCCGGCAACGCTGGTGGCGGTTCAGCCGGAGTGGGCGACTCGCGGCCTACGCACTCGTCGGCGTGTTCGGCTGGGTCGTCGTCGGGACACTCCTCGCGGTGGCGTTCGCCGGGCCGGACTCGCTCGCCGAACCGGGGACGGTGGTGGCGCAGTTCGTCGCCAACGCGGACGCACTCGGGGCGATATTCGGGGTGGTGGTCGCCGGCCTGGCGCTCCGAGACGCGGTCGTCTCGCCGACGGTCCCCCGGTCGGCACACGCGGCCCAGCGCTACGTCGACTACCGGAGCGAACCGATGACCGAGATAACGGCGCTGTTCGGCGACCTCATCGAGAGCGTCCAGCGGAGCAGTCCGCCCGGGAGACGGCGGCAGGTCGCGGTGTTCGTCGACGACCTGGACCGGTGTGCGAGCGAGTACGTGGTCGAACTGCTGGAGGGCATCCAGACCCTCTTTCGGCGGGCACCGGTCGTGTTCGTCGTCGCGGGCGACGGTCAGTGGCTCACGACCTGCTTCGAGTCGGTGTACGCGGGCCACGAGGCGGTGGCCGAGACGCCCGGCACCTCCCTCGGGACGCTGTTCGTCGAGAAGACGTTCCAGTTCTCCGCGCCGGTGCCGGGCATCGACCCGGCGCTCCAGTCGGCCTACTGGCAGGGACTCACCCGCGTCCGACCGCCGGCCGAGACCGGAGACGGCCAGTCGTCGGATCTGATCGACTCCCGCGAGACCCCTGCCGGGGTCACGACAGCGCCGACAGCGAAGACCGGGACCCCGGAGACGGACACCGTCGCCGGGCAGGACGAGGATGCCGAGGCGGAGGTCGGTCCCGGCGCGGAGGACGCGTCGGTCCGCGAACGCGTCGAGGCACGGCGTGCCGACGTCCGGTCGTTGGCCTCCCGTCGGGAGCAGGCGGCGTCGGAACGACTGCTCCTCTCGACGCTCGGCGACCTGCTGGCACCGAACCCGCGCGGCATGAAACGTCTCGTCAACACCTACAGCGCGAACCGGGCACTGGCACTCATCGCCGGAGCCGACCTCTCGGAGGCAGTGCTGGCGCGGTGGACGATCCTCTCGCTCCGCTGGCCCGCGCTGGCCGACTATCTGGCTCGGCACCCCGAGCAGGTCACGAGCATCGGTGTGTCGAGTCCGCCAGACGTGGACGAAGACCTCCAGACCCTTTTCGCCGACGAGTCCGGGGACGTCTGGCGGACTGCCTTCGGCGAGGTAGGTGACTCTGTCGAACCACTCGACGCCGAGGCTGTTCGGGACTGTGCCGCGATCAGTGCGTGA
- the gatC gene encoding Asp-tRNA(Asn)/Glu-tRNA(Gln) amidotransferase subunit GatC, with translation MSESSVDAEDVRHVAELARVDLADEEVAEFADQFGDILDYFEALDEVPEVESEPDLVNVMREDEVREGLSQEEALANAPETEDGFFKGPKVS, from the coding sequence GGACGTGCGCCACGTCGCCGAGTTGGCGCGCGTCGACCTCGCCGACGAGGAGGTCGCGGAGTTCGCCGACCAGTTCGGCGACATCCTGGACTACTTCGAGGCGCTGGACGAGGTGCCGGAAGTGGAGTCCGAACCGGACCTCGTGAACGTCATGCGAGAAGACGAGGTCCGTGAGGGCCTCAGCCAGGAGGAGGCGCTGGCGAACGCCCCGGAGACCGAGGACGGCTTCTTCAAAGGACCGAAGGTGTCGTAG
- the gatA gene encoding Asp-tRNA(Asn)/Glu-tRNA(Gln) amidotransferase subunit GatA, translating into MSTDLNAFVTDAEIDPTDEGPLSGTTVAVKDNISTEGVRTTCGSAMLEDYVPPYDATVVERLKAAGATIVGKTNMDEFGMGTTTETSHFGPTRNPLDTDRVPGGSSGGSAAAVAGGEADLALGTDTGGSIRCPAAFCGVVGIKPTYGLVSRYGLVAYANSLEQIGPIAPTVEGAAGLLDVLAGPDERDATTHDEGAASDYAAAADGDVDGLTIGVPTELIEGAEEGVVETFWDAIADLEAQGAEYHEVSMPSVETAVAAYYVIAMSEASSNLARFDGVRYGVSGGYDGNWNESFAKARDEGFGPEVKRRILLGTYALSAGYHDKYYKQAQDARAWLKQDFDDALSDADVLASPTMPVTPFELGESLDDPLQMYLADANTVPVNLANVPAISVPAGETDGLPVGLQLIGPKFGEETIVRAASAVHD; encoded by the coding sequence ATGAGCACGGATCTGAACGCCTTCGTCACCGACGCCGAGATCGACCCGACCGACGAGGGACCGCTCTCCGGCACCACGGTCGCGGTGAAGGACAACATCTCGACCGAGGGCGTGCGCACCACCTGCGGGTCGGCGATGCTCGAAGACTACGTCCCGCCGTACGACGCCACGGTCGTCGAGCGCCTGAAGGCGGCGGGCGCGACCATCGTCGGGAAGACGAACATGGACGAGTTCGGGATGGGCACGACCACGGAGACCTCCCACTTCGGCCCGACGCGCAACCCGCTGGACACCGACCGCGTGCCCGGTGGCTCCTCGGGTGGCTCCGCGGCGGCGGTCGCCGGCGGCGAGGCGGACCTCGCACTCGGCACCGACACCGGCGGGTCGATCCGGTGTCCGGCCGCCTTCTGTGGCGTCGTCGGCATCAAGCCGACCTACGGTCTCGTCTCGCGGTACGGCCTCGTCGCGTACGCGAACAGTCTCGAACAGATCGGTCCCATCGCACCCACGGTGGAGGGGGCCGCCGGACTACTCGACGTGCTCGCCGGCCCGGACGAGCGTGACGCGACGACCCACGACGAGGGAGCAGCGTCTGACTACGCCGCCGCCGCGGACGGCGACGTGGACGGCCTGACCATCGGCGTCCCGACCGAACTGATCGAAGGAGCCGAGGAGGGCGTCGTCGAGACGTTCTGGGACGCCATCGCCGACCTCGAAGCACAGGGTGCGGAGTACCACGAGGTCAGCATGCCCTCGGTAGAGACGGCGGTCGCGGCCTACTACGTCATCGCCATGTCCGAGGCGTCCTCGAACCTCGCGCGCTTCGACGGCGTGCGCTACGGTGTCTCCGGTGGCTACGACGGCAACTGGAACGAATCCTTCGCGAAGGCCCGCGACGAGGGCTTCGGGCCGGAGGTCAAGCGCCGCATCCTGCTCGGCACCTACGCCCTCTCGGCGGGGTACCACGACAAGTACTACAAGCAGGCACAGGACGCTCGCGCGTGGCTGAAGCAGGACTTCGACGACGCGCTTTCGGACGCGGACGTGCTGGCCTCGCCGACGATGCCGGTGACGCCTTTCGAACTCGGCGAGAGTCTGGACGACCCCCTGCAGATGTACCTCGCGGACGCGAACACGGTCCCCGTGAACCTCGCCAACGTCCCGGCCATCTCGGTGCCGGCCGGCGAGACGGACGGCCTCCCGGTCGGCCTGCAACTCATCGGCCCGAAGTTCGGCGAGGAGACCATCGTGCGCGCGGCGAGTGCGGTCCACGACTGA